In the Phaseolus vulgaris cultivar G19833 chromosome 7, P. vulgaris v2.0, whole genome shotgun sequence genome, one interval contains:
- the LOC137830650 gene encoding probable L-type lectin-domain containing receptor kinase S.5: MQVPWLAKHELAASMFIILSLTKVTSSLYFNFPSFQPQDEADLLLNGNSKISLDAIQVTPDIRGPITNYSGRVFYKEQLKLRDSQRGTKTSFNSTFVFNIAAQTSPGGEGLAFILTDDTSLQLNSGGQWLGIVNSTSTGVTNIVAVEFDTRKSFLEDGDDNHVGVDVKNIYSTKQEPLGPHGVNLSSGMDVVATVYFDANHNKMTIFVSPSDLMSSTPVLVEDIDLSEHLPNDVFVGFSASTGEYTQLNSVRSWYFSSWRDIEKNPKKNLTWLWILIPIVGVGGVCVLASVCFWKRNHIKGQGVEEDMKIELEIKSSSNAPHKFQLKELLSATRSFHSSNKLGKGGFGIVYKGTLNGKDVAVKRISKNSRHGKQDFIAEITTIGNLNHKNLVKLIGWCYEKGEILLVYELMHNRSLDRFIFPTSGGDSTLNWEKRVAIICGVSRALDYLHNGSDKRVLHRDIKPSNVMLDSEFNARLGDFGLARTIHLSEKSHHSTREIAGTPGYMAPESLHTQRASVETDVYAFGILMLEVVCGGRKAEHKQDLRCCNSIVEWVWELHGRESITDAVDLRLNDDFDKAEAKCVLELGLACCHPNPHERPSMRTVLLVLTGEASHPFVAVKQPAFTWPATASVLNEGFNFQVTVSQSEPITQLKSGR; encoded by the coding sequence ATGCAGGTCCCTTGGTTAGCCAAACATGAACTAGCAGCAAGCATGTTCATCATCTTATCTCTTACCAAAGTTACCAGCAGCCTTTATTTCAATTTCCCTTCCTTCCAACCACAGGATGAAGCAGATTTATTGCTAAACGGGAACTCAAAAATCTCCTTAGATGCCATTCAAGTGACCCCTGATATTCGTGGTCCTATCACAAACTATTCTGGCAGGGTCTTCTATAAAGAACAACTCAAGTTAAGGGACAGCCAAAGAGGCACGAAAACTTCATTCAATTCAACTTTTGTTTTCAACATTGCTGCTCAAACCTCTCCTGGTGGTGAGGGACTTGCTTTCATATTGACAGACGATACGTCTCTTCAACTTAACAGTGGAGGCCAATGGCTTGGTATTGTCAACTCAACAAGCACAGGGGTCACTAACATAGTTGCAGTGGAGTTCGATACAAGGAAAAGTTTCCTTGAAGATGGTGATGACAACCATGTTGGGGTGGATGTAAAGAACATCTATTCCACCAAACAAGAACCTCTTGGACCACATGGTGTTAATCTCTCTAGTGGCATGGATGTTGTTGCTACTGTTTACTTTGATGCTAATCATAACAAAATGaccatttttgtttctccatCAGATTTGATGTCGAGCACACCAGTGCTAGTGGAGGATATTGATCTCTCCGAACATCTTCCAAATGATGTTTTTGTGGGATTTTCAGCTTCCACGGGAGAATATACCCAGCTTAACTCTGTAAGATCATGGTATTTCTCTAGCTGGAGGGATATTGAGAAGAATCCCAAAAAAAATCTGACATGGTTATGGATCTTGATTCCAATAGTTGGGGTTGGAGGAGTATGCGTGCTTGCTAGTGTGTGCTTTTGGAAAAGAAACCATATAAAGGGACAAGGGGTGGAGGAAGATATGAAAATAGAGCTTGAAATTAAAAGCTCTTCCAATGCGCCACACAAATTTCAGCTGAAGGAGCTTTTATCAGCCACAAGGAGTTTCCACTCATCAAACAAGCTTGGGAAAGGAGGATTCGGGATCGTTTATAAAGGCACCTTGAACGGCAAAGATGTTGCTGTGAAGAGGATTTCAAAGAATTCACGTCATGGTAAGCaagattttatagcagaaatCACAACCATAGGGAATCTCAATCACAAAAATCTAGTGAAGTTAATAGGATGGTGCTACGAAAAGGGTGAGATCCTCCTTGTGTATGAGCTCATGCACAATAGGAGCTTAGACAGATTCATTTTTCCAACTTCTGGAGGCGATTCAACTCTGAATTGGGAAAAGAGGGTGGCTATTATATGTGGGGTTTCTCGGGCATTAGACTATCTTCACAACGGAAGTGATAAAAGAGTGCTGCATAGAGACATAAAACCAAGCAATGTGATGTTGGATTCAGAATTCAATGCTCGGCTTGGAGACTTTGGCTTGGCTCGCACCATTCATCTTAGTGAAAAATCTCACCACTCAACTAGAGAAATTGCTGGAACACCAGGGTATATGGCGCCAGAAAGCTTACACACCCAAAGGGCTTCAGTTGAAACTGATGTCTATGCATTTGGTATTCTGATGCTGGAAGTTGTGTGTGGGGGCAGAAAGGCTGAACACAAACAGGACCTTAGATGTTGTAACAGCATTGTGGAATGGGTTTGGGAGCTTCATGGCAGAGAAAGCATAACTGATGCTGTGGATTTGAGACTGAATGATGATTTTGATAAGGCTGAAGCCAAGTGTGTGCTTGAGTTAGGGTTAGCATGTTGCCATCCTAATCCACATGAGAGGCCATCAATGAGAACTGTGTTGCTGGTGCTAACAGGGGAAGCATCTCATCCCTTTGTAGCAGTTAAGCAACCTGCATTCACATGGCCAGCCACTGCTTCTGTTCTCAATGAAGGGTTCAATTTCCAAGTAACAGTATCCCAAAGTGAACCGATAACACAACTGAAAAGTGGGAGATGA
- the LOC137830651 gene encoding uncharacterized protein gives MRIRKRQVPFPLLPVTHSDPNLINRSPLVVQLKDATTTSLHPSCTFGSAAAPSPLLDPSQPSDHQPLPPIGKPTNGSDESPKTQNLRQQRRKQGDSLMEDERREEQGGGHKGNDTRRGRISWTETVSPPSPPKQDGRWSEGDKAFPPKKRRGTFESATEDNSDEEEEDYEEEKNSKMKMKRMKTKMNRKCSRRGEGGEEEEEEEEYEEEVTRETKAEVHIGKKRVRGGALMEGSRCSRVNGRGWRCCQQTLVGYSLCEHHLGKGRLRSMTSVRNKSVGTTSGAPKSNMPKSEHSSEKQNSFTEDPLEKDAEHIDEKKPVIVTKRRMKLGMVKARSISSLLGQTNTEIVVIAEDSDNK, from the exons ATGAGGATCCGTAAGAGGCAAGTGCCTTTCCCTCTATTGCCGGTCACTCACTCAGATCCCAACCTGATCAACCGGTCACCGCTGGTGGTGCAACTCAAAGATGCCACCACTACCTCACTCCACCCTTCTTGCACTTTTGGTTCGGCTGCTGCACCCTCACCCCTCTTGGATCCCTCCCAGCCGTCTGATCATCAGCCTCTCCCACCGATCGGAAAACCCACCAACGGCTCTGATGAGTCTCCTAAGACACAGAACTTGAGGCAGCAGCGCAGGAAGCAAGGAGACTCTTTG ATGGAAGATGAGAGAAGGGAAGAACAAGGAGGGGGACATAAGGGTAATGATACCAG GAGAGGAAGAATCTCATGGACTGAGACTGTTTCACCCCCAAGTCCTCCTAAACAAG ATGGGAGATGGAGCGAGGGAGACAAAGCTTTCCCACCCAAGAAACGAAGAGGGACCTTCGAGAGTGCAACAGAGGATAACAGCGATGAGGAGGAGGAAGATTATGAGGAGGAGAAGAATTccaagatgaagatgaagagaaTGAAGACAAAGATGAACAGGAAGTGTTCGAGGCGAGGTGAAggaggagaagaggaagaggaagaggaggagTACGAAGAAGAGGTAACAAGAGAAACAAAAGCTGAAGTGCACATTGGTAAGAAGAGGGTAAGGGGTGGTGCACTAATGGAAGGTTCAAGGTGCAGTCGTGTGAATGGAAGAGGATGGAGGTGTTGTCAGCAAACCTTGGTGGGTTACTCTCTCTGCGAGCATCACTTGGGGAAGGGAAGGTTGAGAAGCATGACCAGTGTGAGAAACAAGTCCGTTGGCACAACTAGTGGTGCACCAAAGAGCAACATGCCAAAATCTGAGCATTCATCAGAGAAGCAAAACAGTTTCACTGAAGACCCTTTGGAAAAAGATGCTGAACACATTGATGAGAAGAAGCCAGTGATTGTCACAAAGAGGAGGATGAAGCTTGGAATGGTGAAAGCTCGATCCATAAGCAGCTTGCTGGGACAAACAAACACTGAAATTGTTGTCATAGCCGAGGATAGTGATAACAAGTAA